In Paenibacillus sp. FSL M7-0420, a single genomic region encodes these proteins:
- a CDS encoding DsrE/DsrF/DrsH-like family protein, whose amino-acid sequence MGKKLNLLMFSGEYDKAMAGLILANAARDIEVEVTMFFSFWGLFLVRDPETMTLEDKSIYEKLMDVITPKGPEQLPLSRMNFSGLGKLMLEEMMEDQGAPKLIHFLKGARKKNIKFYACKLSVEIMGFKPEELLPEVEIIDAAAYLKDALESDIQLFI is encoded by the coding sequence ATGGGCAAAAAACTGAATCTGCTAATGTTCAGCGGGGAGTATGACAAGGCGATGGCCGGGCTGATTCTGGCGAATGCGGCCAGGGATATTGAGGTGGAGGTTACGATGTTCTTCTCGTTCTGGGGGCTGTTCCTCGTCCGGGACCCGGAGACTATGACGCTAGAGGATAAGAGTATCTATGAGAAGCTGATGGATGTCATTACTCCCAAGGGACCGGAGCAGCTGCCGCTCTCGCGGATGAACTTCAGCGGGCTCGGCAAGCTGATGCTGGAGGAGATGATGGAGGATCAAGGAGCACCGAAGCTTATACATTTCCTGAAGGGCGCGCGCAAAAAGAACATCAAGTTCTACGCCTGCAAGCTCTCGGTGGAGATCATGGGCTTCAAGCCGGAGGAGCTGCTGCCCGAGGTGGAGATTATCGATGCCGCCGCGTATCTGAAGGATGCGCTGGAGAGCGATATCCAGCTCTTCATCTGA
- a CDS encoding TVP38/TMEM64 family protein: MFYIDIMSWLTEERLLQLLEQYRSFGPLPGVGLTFMKSFVPPLPTIAIVGLNGAVYGLWLGFLYSWIGLVAGCTVTFLIIRKIAGHPYLTKWAKRPKVAKAMTWVRQSGFSYVFLLSLFPVGPFVVINMAAGLAGMRLRSYLIALCAGKAIMVFAVSYIGNDVQRFIRHPAEIIYVLLFIGASLWGVKAIEARFARLARERELRGQAPLQHK, from the coding sequence ATGTTCTATATAGATATTATGTCATGGCTGACCGAGGAGCGCCTGTTACAGCTGCTGGAGCAATACCGCTCGTTCGGGCCGCTCCCGGGTGTGGGGCTTACCTTCATGAAATCGTTCGTGCCTCCGCTGCCGACTATAGCGATTGTAGGGCTTAACGGGGCGGTGTACGGGTTATGGCTGGGGTTCCTGTATTCCTGGATCGGTCTGGTCGCAGGCTGCACGGTCACCTTCCTGATTATCCGCAAAATTGCCGGCCATCCCTATCTCACCAAATGGGCCAAGCGGCCCAAGGTAGCCAAAGCGATGACCTGGGTCCGCCAGAGCGGGTTCAGCTATGTGTTCCTGCTTAGCCTGTTCCCGGTGGGTCCGTTCGTGGTGATTAATATGGCAGCGGGTCTGGCCGGAATGCGGCTGCGTTCCTATCTGATTGCACTGTGTGCCGGCAAAGCCATTATGGTATTTGCGGTATCCTACATCGGCAATGATGTGCAGCGGTTCATCCGTCATCCGGCGGAAATCATCTATGTGCTGCTGTTTATCGGAGCTTCCCTGTGGGGGGTTAAAGCGATTGAAGCCAGGTTCGCCCGGCTGGCGCGGGAGCGGGAGCTGCGCGGCCAAGCGCCGCTACAGCACAAATAA
- a CDS encoding ATP-binding protein, protein MRTFDYSLLAKRVLALLCIGLLTAVALVPLLGSSSACYSPRSGWADLSSCTFDNTAVYPLGGEWEFYWQELLEPQHSLSRTAEAPAYMSVPGAWGRGSEATSSSRYGYATYRLLVQLPPGVPAFALKVSNIRNASEVYVNGERLGGSGTPGESRETTKPRNHPYSLIFQSKSNLAEILIHTSNFTYSNGGIAEPIRIGTPAAIAAIDQRNRTYDILLVAGFSFIGLYLFGQGFQRKEDKSSFQLAVYCFMIALYMLTHSEKLLFEYLPSLSYEGFSKLQAVSGVVGFYCVSSYTYSLFPALYSRLFKRICFVYALSFCTIVLFTTLPVYSRITGVLLTFSFISVCYTFYVMVKAAWRRETGSNYLLIGVIAAVMFTLSLVSNLFFGTELYAVPPVSGPIFILAEGLFLSARHAHAYQTIKQLSQLLERKDRDKDEFLLKTSAELRTPLNAIINVALSMHEGAGGPLSPSQREDMRLILGTGRRLAFMVRDILDYEQIKRQRITLQWGTVDIQGVAAIVIEVFQFLNKKGSIRIKNHIPPGQFLVQADEQRLMQILYTLLDNALKFTDRGSVMIEAAWQEEFLSVAVTDTGKGIPEDQLEYLFRDYEQLSEADSLETGGLGLSLAISRKLVELHGGSISVSSRVGRGSTFTFTLPGNEAEAAAAAQAGEQALLRQAYTQPEMLDDLWKYRSADPPQSSGQAAPYAPRILIVDDDYANLKALTNLLSLENYSIASRSSGKEALALLAGDRNFDLCIIDVMMPEMSGLELCRIIRQTYTPLDLPILMATAGQQLHFNEAAFRAGANDFIHKPYIWSDLKGRVNTLVQLRRSVSERLSSEIAMLRAQIKPHFLYNAINTIIWMSTRDTEKTQQLLYDLSHFLRGSFDFSNQETAIPFEKELELIEAYLSLEQARFGKRLKAEYHIEVSEFPLPPLIVQPIVENAVRHGLMEKIDGGTVIISTRQEGGDILITVSDNGKGMSDEQLSSWMKDDYRSSHGEGTGIGLRNINRRLLTQFGRPLILTRGASGGIDVLITIPWKEEVS, encoded by the coding sequence ATGAGAACATTTGATTATAGTCTGCTGGCCAAAAGAGTGCTCGCCCTGCTATGCATCGGCCTGCTCACCGCAGTGGCGCTGGTTCCCCTGCTTGGCTCCTCGTCTGCCTGCTACAGCCCACGGTCAGGATGGGCCGATTTGTCCTCCTGCACTTTCGATAATACTGCCGTCTACCCGCTTGGAGGGGAATGGGAATTCTATTGGCAGGAGCTGCTGGAACCGCAGCATTCCTTATCCCGGACCGCAGAGGCACCGGCCTATATGTCCGTGCCCGGCGCTTGGGGCCGGGGATCAGAGGCTACCAGCTCCTCCCGCTACGGATATGCGACCTACCGACTGCTGGTTCAGCTGCCGCCAGGGGTCCCCGCCTTCGCCCTCAAGGTTAGCAATATCCGCAATGCCAGCGAGGTATATGTAAATGGCGAGCGGCTGGGCGGAAGCGGGACACCAGGGGAATCCCGGGAGACCACCAAGCCGCGCAATCATCCGTATTCCCTGATTTTTCAGAGCAAGTCTAACCTGGCGGAGATTCTGATACATACATCCAATTTCACATATTCAAACGGAGGCATTGCGGAGCCTATCCGGATCGGTACTCCTGCTGCTATAGCTGCCATCGACCAGCGGAACCGGACCTATGATATATTGCTGGTAGCGGGCTTTTCTTTTATCGGCCTGTACTTATTCGGTCAGGGCTTCCAGCGCAAAGAGGACAAGTCTTCATTCCAGCTGGCCGTCTACTGTTTCATGATTGCCCTCTATATGCTGACGCACAGCGAGAAGCTGCTCTTCGAGTACCTCCCATCCCTGTCGTATGAAGGATTCAGCAAGCTGCAGGCGGTGTCAGGTGTAGTCGGGTTCTATTGCGTGTCCAGCTATACCTATTCCCTGTTTCCTGCTCTGTATTCCCGGCTCTTCAAGCGGATCTGCTTCGTGTATGCCTTGAGCTTCTGCACCATTGTACTGTTCACCACGCTGCCTGTATATTCGCGGATTACAGGGGTGCTGCTGACCTTCAGCTTCATCTCTGTCTGCTATACCTTCTACGTCATGGTCAAGGCCGCCTGGCGGAGAGAGACCGGTTCTAACTATCTGCTGATCGGTGTGATTGCTGCAGTCATGTTCACCTTATCCTTAGTGAGCAATCTGTTCTTCGGGACTGAACTCTATGCCGTTCCGCCGGTATCCGGTCCGATCTTCATTCTTGCCGAGGGGCTGTTCCTGTCTGCGCGCCATGCCCATGCATATCAGACCATTAAGCAGCTATCCCAGCTGCTTGAGCGCAAGGACAGGGATAAGGACGAGTTCCTGCTGAAGACCTCCGCCGAGCTGCGTACGCCGCTGAATGCCATCATTAACGTGGCGTTATCCATGCATGAGGGAGCGGGAGGACCGCTAAGCCCGTCTCAGCGGGAGGATATGCGGCTGATTCTCGGTACCGGCAGAAGGCTGGCCTTCATGGTCAGAGACATTCTCGACTATGAACAGATCAAGCGCCAGCGCATCACCCTGCAATGGGGGACTGTCGATATCCAGGGGGTAGCGGCCATTGTCATCGAGGTCTTCCAGTTCCTGAACAAGAAGGGCAGCATCCGCATCAAAAATCATATTCCGCCGGGCCAATTCCTGGTCCAGGCAGATGAGCAGCGGCTGATGCAGATTCTCTATACCCTGCTGGATAATGCGCTGAAATTCACGGACCGCGGCAGCGTGATGATTGAGGCCGCCTGGCAGGAGGAGTTCCTCTCCGTTGCCGTCACCGATACCGGAAAGGGCATTCCCGAGGATCAGCTGGAGTACCTCTTCCGCGACTATGAGCAGCTCAGCGAGGCCGATTCATTGGAGACTGGAGGTCTCGGACTAAGTCTTGCAATCAGCCGCAAGCTGGTAGAACTGCATGGCGGGAGCATCTCCGTCTCTTCCCGGGTTGGCCGGGGCAGTACATTCACTTTCACGCTTCCGGGCAACGAGGCGGAAGCCGCCGCTGCTGCCCAAGCCGGAGAACAGGCGCTCTTAAGACAAGCGTATACCCAGCCGGAAATGCTGGATGACCTCTGGAAATACCGGTCGGCTGATCCGCCGCAATCCAGCGGGCAAGCTGCTCCCTATGCGCCGCGTATCCTGATCGTAGATGACGATTATGCCAACCTGAAGGCACTGACTAACCTGCTGTCGCTGGAGAATTACAGCATCGCAAGCCGCAGCAGCGGCAAGGAAGCGCTGGCACTGCTGGCCGGTGACCGGAATTTCGATCTCTGCATTATTGATGTCATGATGCCGGAGATGTCCGGGCTGGAGTTGTGCAGGATCATCCGCCAGACCTACACCCCGCTGGACCTGCCGATCCTGATGGCTACGGCCGGGCAGCAGCTTCACTTCAACGAGGCGGCCTTCCGGGCCGGAGCCAATGATTTCATCCATAAGCCTTATATCTGGAGTGATCTTAAGGGACGGGTCAACACGCTGGTTCAGCTAAGGCGGTCTGTCTCCGAGCGGCTCAGCTCAGAGATCGCCATGCTGCGTGCGCAGATCAAACCGCATTTTCTCTACAACGCGATTAATACAATCATCTGGATGAGTACGCGTGACACCGAGAAGACACAGCAGCTGTTATACGATCTGAGCCATTTCCTGCGCGGCAGCTTCGACTTCAGCAACCAGGAGACCGCCATTCCGTTCGAGAAGGAGCTGGAGCTGATCGAAGCCTATCTGTCGCTGGAGCAGGCCCGGTTCGGGAAGCGGCTGAAGGCCGAATATCATATTGAGGTTAGTGAATTCCCGCTGCCGCCGCTGATTGTGCAGCCCATTGTAGAGAATGCTGTTCGTCACGGACTGATGGAGAAAATTGACGGAGGAACAGTGATCATCTCCACCCGGCAGGAGGGCGGTGATATCCTGATCACCGTCTCGGACAACGGGAAGGGAATGAGCGATGAACAGCTATCCTCGTGGATGAAGGACGACTACCGATCTTCGCATGGCGAAGGCACCGGAATCGGCCTGCGGAACATTAACCGCCGGCTGCTCACACAGTTCGGGCGTCCGCTGATTCTTACCCGGGGAGCCAGCGGAGGTATAGATGTACTGATAACAATCCCATGGAAGGAGGAGGTCTCCTGA
- a CDS encoding response regulator produces the protein MSISVMVIDDEWPALDQMKRLLLQCEGVSSVLTYDNPREALAAASELKPDVLFLDIQMPELSGLTFAEKLLPVSPDTDIVFVTAYRNYAVEAFDLSAMDYLLKPVDPSRLLKTWNKLLSKRQAPAAAGAAGATGAAGRTTAFRLLGDYELTSPQGLVKWRTHKAQELFAYLWIHRQGSVSVILNDVFPQWNYEKGKQYLHTTVYQIRTTLKKAALEDKIELTFGRENYRLESRGIEGDIEKFQEAATLALQSSQLEGMQQAAALYTGDLLQSLDSLWVYSARDKYRRLYLKLLEQLTQGLVQAARPHEAEDYAVRLTELEPLEESYALRLIAIYYETAKPLRAQRKFTQFSESYIAETGDALPDWFVDEYRRLGR, from the coding sequence ATGAGCATCTCTGTAATGGTAATTGATGACGAATGGCCGGCACTGGATCAGATGAAGCGGCTGCTGCTCCAGTGTGAAGGAGTATCCTCTGTCCTGACATACGATAACCCGCGCGAAGCCCTCGCTGCTGCTTCCGAACTGAAGCCGGATGTTCTATTCCTGGACATCCAGATGCCGGAGCTGTCCGGCCTCACTTTTGCCGAGAAGCTGTTGCCAGTATCTCCGGACACAGACATCGTATTCGTAACCGCCTACCGGAATTATGCTGTCGAAGCCTTCGACTTGTCTGCGATGGATTATCTGCTGAAGCCCGTTGATCCTTCGCGGCTGCTGAAGACCTGGAACAAGCTGCTCAGCAAGCGTCAAGCGCCGGCGGCTGCCGGGGCTGCCGGAGCAACTGGAGCAGCCGGCAGGACAACTGCGTTCCGGCTCCTGGGGGATTATGAGCTAACCAGCCCTCAGGGCTTAGTGAAGTGGAGAACACATAAGGCCCAGGAATTATTTGCGTATCTGTGGATTCACAGGCAGGGCAGTGTCAGCGTCATTCTGAATGATGTGTTTCCACAGTGGAATTACGAGAAGGGCAAGCAATATCTGCACACTACGGTCTACCAGATCCGCACCACCTTGAAGAAAGCCGCGCTGGAGGACAAGATTGAGCTGACCTTCGGCAGGGAGAATTACAGGCTGGAATCAAGGGGAATCGAGGGCGACATTGAGAAATTTCAGGAAGCTGCCACCCTTGCGCTGCAAAGCAGCCAGCTGGAGGGTATGCAGCAGGCCGCCGCCCTGTACACCGGTGACCTGCTTCAGTCGCTGGACAGCCTCTGGGTATATTCCGCCCGTGACAAATACCGCCGGCTGTACCTCAAGCTGCTGGAGCAGCTTACCCAGGGATTGGTGCAGGCTGCACGGCCACACGAGGCCGAAGATTACGCCGTGCGCCTGACGGAGCTGGAGCCGCTGGAGGAGAGCTACGCCCTGCGGCTGATTGCGATCTATTACGAAACCGCCAAACCCCTGCGCGCCCAGCGTAAATTCACCCAGTTCAGTGAATCCTACATCGCAGAGACCGGCGACGCCTTGCCGGACTGGTTCGTGGACGAATACCGGCGGCTGGGGAGATAG
- a CDS encoding acetate uptake transporter encodes MSAQPHTAQSVKIVTADPSAIGLFGLAIVTLVASSQKLEITTGLSYAIPWAIFLGAFAQLFASIQDAKHNNTFGMTAFGAYAFFWFGMGASWLIKLGVFGAVLAEGVDPKQLGFVFAGYLVFTLFMTLGAVEANRVLLIIFILIDFLFLGLSMDAFGVAAEFFHKLAAVSEMAIGIVSLYGCGASVLNAHFGRTFLPIGAPLGIFKK; translated from the coding sequence ATGTCAGCGCAACCGCACACCGCACAGTCCGTCAAAATCGTTACCGCCGACCCCAGCGCCATCGGCTTATTCGGACTAGCCATCGTTACCCTGGTCGCTTCTTCACAAAAGCTCGAAATTACAACAGGTCTCAGCTATGCTATTCCATGGGCCATCTTCCTCGGAGCCTTCGCCCAGCTATTCGCATCCATCCAGGATGCCAAGCACAACAATACCTTCGGCATGACTGCCTTCGGCGCCTATGCGTTCTTCTGGTTCGGCATGGGGGCAAGCTGGCTGATCAAGCTCGGTGTATTCGGTGCAGTGCTGGCGGAGGGCGTTGATCCCAAGCAGCTGGGATTTGTTTTTGCAGGATATCTTGTGTTCACCCTCTTCATGACGCTCGGCGCCGTTGAGGCAAACCGTGTACTGCTGATTATCTTCATCCTGATCGACTTCCTGTTCCTCGGACTCTCGATGGATGCTTTCGGCGTCGCTGCGGAATTCTTCCACAAGCTGGCTGCCGTATCGGAAATGGCTATCGGTATCGTATCGCTCTACGGCTGCGGCGCATCTGTGCTCAACGCCCACTTCGGACGTACCTTCCTGCCGATTGGTGCCCCGCTGGGCATCTTCAAAAAATAG
- a CDS encoding aminotransferase class V-fold PLP-dependent enzyme, which translates to MLSIHRAAAADAPSSLQEHFAAFREHTVGSRHLISTPYGRQPLLYADWTASGRLYEPIERKIQETFGPYVSNPHTDSNTTGLTMTLAYHEARSIIRQHVNAAPADALLFCGNGTTGAVNKLLRIMGLKLPEWLKQETLCAPEERPVIFVSHMEHHSNLLPWQESFGEVVTVSSGPGGEVDLLRLGELLTIYRHRRFKIGSFTACSNVTGIETPYHQLAALMHRHGGVCFVDFAASAPYQEINMHPAAPQEKLDAIFFSPHKFLGGPGTGGVLLFDTALSTGRLPDEPGGGTVVWVNRWGGRRYIDDVEVREDGGTPGFLQAIRTALCVKLKEQMNGTGQYMIVREQELCRKLLSGLAQIPGCSVLEGVHRKRHGIVSFTLKEIHYNLAVRLLNDRFGIQARGGCSCAGPYGHQLLGLNPAQSQAFIQAIHAGDQSLKPGWVRLSLHPIMTDREVEHMIFAVQSIVSSIGEWSKDYRYNAVTNSWLHTGERGVTEDEEIRELFVL; encoded by the coding sequence GTGCTGAGTATCCACCGCGCCGCTGCGGCAGACGCGCCGTCTTCACTGCAAGAGCATTTCGCGGCATTCCGTGAGCACACTGTCGGCAGCCGCCATCTGATCTCCACCCCCTACGGACGGCAGCCGCTGCTGTATGCCGATTGGACGGCCAGCGGCCGGCTGTATGAGCCGATCGAGCGCAAAATACAGGAGACCTTCGGCCCCTATGTCAGTAACCCGCATACCGACTCCAACACCACCGGCCTGACCATGACCCTGGCTTACCATGAAGCGCGTAGCATCATCCGGCAGCATGTGAATGCTGCCCCCGCAGATGCCCTGCTCTTCTGCGGCAACGGCACCACCGGTGCGGTGAACAAGCTGCTGCGGATCATGGGCCTGAAGCTGCCGGAATGGCTGAAGCAGGAAACCCTCTGCGCACCGGAGGAGCGCCCGGTTATCTTCGTCAGCCATATGGAGCATCATTCCAATCTGCTGCCCTGGCAGGAGAGCTTCGGCGAGGTGGTTACCGTCTCCTCCGGGCCGGGCGGCGAGGTGGATCTGCTGCGGCTCGGGGAGCTGCTGACGATCTACCGGCACCGCCGCTTCAAGATCGGTTCCTTCACCGCCTGCTCCAATGTCACCGGCATAGAGACCCCGTATCATCAGCTTGCTGCGCTCATGCACCGGCATGGCGGGGTATGCTTCGTGGATTTCGCAGCCAGCGCCCCTTATCAGGAGATCAATATGCATCCGGCAGCCCCGCAGGAGAAGCTGGACGCCATCTTCTTCTCTCCGCATAAATTCCTCGGAGGCCCGGGAACCGGCGGCGTGCTGCTGTTCGACACCGCGCTCAGCACCGGCCGGCTGCCGGATGAGCCCGGCGGCGGCACCGTAGTATGGGTGAACCGCTGGGGCGGACGCCGCTACATTGATGATGTTGAGGTACGCGAGGACGGAGGCACCCCCGGCTTCCTGCAGGCGATCCGCACCGCCCTCTGCGTGAAGCTGAAGGAGCAGATGAACGGAACCGGACAATATATGATCGTCCGTGAACAGGAGCTCTGCCGGAAGCTGCTCTCGGGTCTGGCGCAGATTCCCGGCTGCTCTGTGCTGGAGGGCGTACACCGTAAGCGGCATGGCATTGTCTCCTTCACGCTGAAGGAGATTCATTACAATCTCGCGGTACGGCTGCTGAATGACCGCTTCGGCATTCAGGCGCGCGGCGGCTGCTCCTGCGCCGGTCCGTACGGCCATCAGCTGCTCGGGCTGAACCCGGCGCAATCCCAGGCATTCATCCAGGCGATTCACGCCGGGGACCAGTCGCTGAAGCCGGGCTGGGTCCGCCTGTCCCTGCACCCGATCATGACGGACCGGGAGGTAGAGCATATGATCTTCGCCGTACAGTCTATCGTCAGCAGTATCGGGGAATGGAGTAAGGATTACCGCTACAATGCTGTCACCAATAGCTGGCTTCATACCGGGGAGAGAGGCGTTACAGAGGACGAGGAGATTCGTGAATTATTTGTGCTGTAG
- a CDS encoding bifunctional diguanylate cyclase/phosphodiesterase: MAFLSKKPLSIIIGFIIVLQLCLFYYYSVSLAREYRAEKADLASQAVMLASNIEERVAIVKGVSSFIQTVGFDADPALIQSYLVTAHAKNTSNVTNIMIAPDGLIRYLYPLEGNSSLLGRSLLLDSSLASPGMIQETIRSRSITIDGPRTLAQGGYGMVIRQAIYKDNSLEGIVSVTVKIDNIINQLVYKDSNIYVTAKDHTFLFGNEAHTKDPQLTVPVNTYNQHWLMGISLPSHKKWQVLLSVLWIDIAFLLVIAFILYIFWYQSRFNRELERVVSIRTRDLRISKRLYEKLAHYDSLTEIPNRRFFMDEFERLLQSSEPTQTYTLFFFDLNRFKEINDTLGHSTGDQVIKTLAGRLKSGSLPFKLFARTGGDEFVMIFAGLPHTDIPVIAGRISMLIAETLLISGAHLSLSTSIGISLYPEHSQNTDDLLKFADMSMYQAKSQEDTNYFIFDWELREKLEQKTMIAKYLHSALEREEFVLYYQPQINAITGEMIGIEALIRWNHPEKGLIGPGTFITAVEEAGLMIQLTDWVLREVCRQLCEWRGLGMPLLRTSINISNSWFYNRNLIENLFAVLDEYGLDTGVLEFEITESTALLEEHYPLLQQMRDHGIIVSIDDFGTKYSSLNYLKHFPVNKIKIDRTFITGIGVSSIDETIIKSIVFVASQLGYDLIAEGVETQEQLAFLVQHNCPHIQGFLFFPPLPADEIRKLVS, encoded by the coding sequence ATGGCTTTCCTTAGTAAAAAGCCTTTAAGCATCATTATCGGCTTCATCATCGTCCTGCAGCTCTGCCTGTTCTATTACTATTCCGTATCCCTGGCCCGGGAATATAGAGCCGAGAAGGCGGATCTGGCCTCACAGGCGGTCATGCTGGCCTCGAACATCGAAGAGCGGGTGGCCATTGTGAAAGGGGTCAGCTCCTTTATCCAAACCGTCGGCTTCGATGCCGATCCTGCACTAATCCAGAGCTACCTGGTCACCGCACACGCCAAAAACACCAGCAACGTCACGAATATCATGATCGCTCCGGATGGTCTGATCCGCTACCTCTACCCGCTTGAAGGCAATTCGTCACTGCTAGGCAGAAGCCTGCTGCTGGATTCCTCCCTGGCCTCTCCCGGCATGATCCAAGAAACGATCCGTTCCCGCAGCATTACAATAGACGGTCCTCGTACACTTGCCCAGGGCGGCTATGGCATGGTGATCCGGCAGGCCATCTATAAGGACAACTCTCTGGAGGGCATCGTCTCCGTCACCGTGAAGATTGATAATATCATTAACCAGCTTGTGTATAAGGACAGTAATATCTATGTCACTGCCAAGGATCATACCTTCCTGTTCGGCAATGAAGCCCATACGAAGGACCCGCAGCTCACCGTTCCCGTGAATACCTACAATCAGCACTGGCTGATGGGGATCTCTCTGCCCTCCCACAAGAAATGGCAGGTGCTGCTCAGCGTGCTGTGGATCGATATTGCTTTTCTGCTGGTGATTGCCTTCATTCTATATATTTTCTGGTATCAGAGCCGCTTCAACCGCGAGCTGGAACGGGTGGTCAGCATCCGGACCCGGGACCTGCGTATTTCCAAGCGTCTCTATGAAAAGCTTGCGCACTACGACAGTCTGACGGAGATCCCCAACCGGCGGTTCTTCATGGACGAATTCGAGCGTCTGCTGCAGAGCTCGGAGCCCACACAGACCTATACCTTATTCTTTTTCGACCTGAACCGGTTCAAGGAGATTAATGATACGCTCGGCCACTCTACGGGGGATCAGGTGATCAAGACCCTGGCCGGACGGCTCAAATCCGGGAGCCTGCCCTTCAAGCTGTTCGCCCGTACCGGCGGAGATGAATTCGTGATGATCTTCGCGGGTCTGCCGCACACGGATATTCCTGTGATCGCCGGGCGGATCAGCATGCTGATCGCAGAGACTCTCCTGATCTCGGGAGCACATCTGAGCCTGTCCACCAGCATTGGCATCTCCCTGTACCCCGAGCATTCGCAGAATACGGATGATCTGCTGAAATTCGCCGATATGTCGATGTATCAGGCCAAGTCGCAGGAGGACACCAATTACTTCATCTTCGACTGGGAGCTGCGCGAGAAGCTGGAGCAGAAGACGATGATCGCCAAATATCTGCATTCCGCCCTGGAACGGGAAGAATTCGTGCTGTATTATCAACCCCAGATCAACGCCATCACAGGCGAAATGATCGGCATAGAGGCGCTGATCCGCTGGAATCACCCCGAGAAGGGGCTGATTGGACCAGGGACGTTCATCACTGCCGTCGAAGAAGCCGGGCTGATGATCCAGCTCACCGACTGGGTGCTGCGTGAGGTGTGCCGCCAGCTCTGCGAGTGGCGCGGCCTGGGGATGCCGCTGCTGCGGACCTCAATTAATATCTCCAACAGCTGGTTCTACAACCGGAACCTGATCGAGAATCTGTTCGCCGTGCTTGACGAGTACGGGCTGGATACCGGTGTGCTGGAATTCGAGATTACCGAGAGCACCGCACTGCTGGAGGAGCATTATCCGCTGCTGCAGCAGATGCGCGATCACGGGATCATCGTCTCCATCGATGATTTCGGCACGAAATATTCTTCGCTGAATTACCTGAAGCATTTTCCCGTGAACAAAATCAAGATTGACCGCACCTTCATCACCGGCATCGGCGTCAGCTCCATAGATGAGACCATCATCAAATCCATCGTCTTCGTCGCCTCCCAGCTTGGCTATGACCTGATTGCCGAAGGGGTCGAGACGCAGGAGCAGCTGGCCTTCCTGGTGCAGCATAATTGCCCGCATATTCAGGGATTCCTGTTCTTCCCTCCGCTGCCTGCCGATGAGATCCGCAAGCTGGTCTCCTGA